Part of the Halobacteriovorax vibrionivorans genome, CGAGAGAGGTTACCTATAAGAGTATCCTTCTCTTCCTTGTTCATTAAAGAGATGGCCTCAAGAATTGACTTAAATCCACTCTCCTTCTTATTCGACATAAGGATTATCCTTCATAAGATGGTTCTTAACGTAATCTTCAACCCCCTCATCTACAATGCGAAAGTCGAAGTTAGGAAGAATTCCTCTAAACTTCTCCATATCAGCTTGAGTATAGTATTGGTATTGCTTACGTAGGTGCATAGGCATATCGATGAACTCGACTTTTGGTTCTAGGCCCATTGCCTTGAATGTTGCATTGACAAGATTTAAGAAACTATCGGCCCTTCCAGTTCCAATATTATAAATTCCAGAATGCTTGGCCATTTCTTTATCTGATAATTCAATCATAGCATCGACAACATCTTTGACATAAACGAAGTCACGAAGTTGTTTACCATCTTCATAGCCATCTTTATGAGACTTAAATAGTTTTACCTGGCCTGTCTCATTTATTTGTCCAAATGCCTTGTGAACTAGAGAGCGCATTTCTTCTTTATGATATTCATTAGGGCCATATACATTAAAGAACTTTAAACCAAACCAGTGCTTTGGCTTAGTCTCCTGCTTTAAGGCCCATTCATCAAATAGCTGCTTTGAATAACCATAAGGATTTAGTGGCCTAAGCTTACCGATTTCTTCCTCTTTATCTTCATAACCAAGTTCACCATCACCATAAGTGGCAGCGCTTGAAGCGTAGATAAATGGGATTCCTAGATCACTGGCCAATTCAAAATAGTACTTTGAATGGCCAACATTATTAACCATAAGATAGTCCATATCCATCTCAGTCGTCGATGAGCATGCTCCCATGTGATAAATGAAAGAAATCGACTTATGTACTTCTTCTAAAGCGATATCAAAGAATTCATCGGCATGGAAATACTCAGCGTACTTAAGTCCCCTTAAGTTTTTCCACTTATC contains:
- the rfaD gene encoding ADP-glyceromanno-heptose 6-epimerase — protein: MILVTGGAGFIGSVLVAKLNEQGREDIIIVDRFDHKDKWKNLRGLKYAEYFHADEFFDIALEEVHKSISFIYHMGACSSTTEMDMDYLMVNNVGHSKYYFELASDLGIPFIYASSAATYGDGELGYEDKEEEIGKLRPLNPYGYSKQLFDEWALKQETKPKHWFGLKFFNVYGPNEYHKEEMRSLVHKAFGQINETGQVKLFKSHKDGYEDGKQLRDFVYVKDVVDAMIELSDKEMAKHSGIYNIGTGRADSFLNLVNATFKAMGLEPKVEFIDMPMHLRKQYQYYTQADMEKFRGILPNFDFRIVDEGVEDYVKNHLMKDNPYVE